In a genomic window of Deinococcus seoulensis:
- a CDS encoding Glu/Leu/Phe/Val family dehydrogenase — protein sequence MTATQDPSHQDPGQQNSGHQPQKKYGAHDIPSYLDPNNLGPYEIYLEQVERVTPYLGKLAYWVETLKRPKRILVVDVPIHLDDGTVAHFEGYRVQHNTSRGPAKGGVRFHQDVTLSEVMALSAWMTIKNAAVNLPYGGGKGGIRIDPRKYSTGELERLTRRYTTEIGLIIGPEKDIPAPDVNTNPQTMAWMMDTYSMNVGRTATGVVTGKPVSLGGSLGRADATGRGVFVAGAEALKKLGMPLEGARVAVQGFGNVGEAASRIFHEHGARIVAIQDVSGTIHSSAGIDPAAALEHLRRTGSILGLPGTEELKRDEFWDVDCDVLIPAALEKQITLENAGRIRAKLIVEGANGPTIPAADDLLAERGVTVVPDVLANAGGVTVSYFEWVQDFSSFFWTEDEINKRLDRIMSEAFVSLWDVKERHGVTLRTAVYIVACTRVLEARALRGLYP from the coding sequence ATGACCGCCACCCAGGACCCCAGCCATCAGGACCCCGGCCAGCAGAATTCCGGCCACCAGCCCCAGAAGAAGTACGGCGCGCACGACATTCCCAGTTACCTCGACCCGAACAACCTCGGGCCGTACGAGATCTACCTCGAGCAGGTCGAGCGTGTCACGCCGTACCTGGGTAAACTCGCGTACTGGGTCGAGACCCTTAAGCGGCCCAAACGGATTCTGGTCGTGGACGTGCCCATTCACCTCGACGACGGCACCGTCGCGCACTTCGAGGGCTACCGCGTGCAGCACAACACCTCGCGCGGCCCCGCCAAGGGCGGCGTGCGTTTCCACCAGGACGTGACGCTCAGCGAGGTCATGGCACTCTCGGCGTGGATGACCATCAAGAACGCCGCCGTGAACCTCCCGTACGGGGGCGGCAAGGGCGGTATCCGCATCGACCCGCGCAAGTACTCCACCGGGGAACTCGAGCGCCTGACGCGCCGCTACACCACCGAGATCGGCCTGATCATCGGGCCGGAGAAGGACATTCCCGCGCCGGACGTGAACACCAACCCGCAGACGATGGCGTGGATGATGGACACGTACTCCATGAACGTGGGCCGCACCGCGACCGGCGTCGTGACCGGCAAACCCGTGTCGCTGGGCGGCAGCCTGGGCCGCGCGGACGCCACCGGGCGCGGCGTGTTCGTCGCCGGGGCCGAGGCGCTGAAGAAACTCGGCATGCCGCTGGAGGGCGCGCGGGTGGCCGTGCAGGGCTTCGGGAACGTCGGCGAGGCCGCGTCCCGCATCTTCCATGAGCACGGCGCGCGGATCGTGGCCATTCAGGACGTGAGCGGCACCATCCACAGCAGCGCCGGGATCGACCCGGCCGCCGCGCTGGAGCACCTGCGCCGCACCGGCTCGATCCTGGGCCTGCCCGGCACCGAGGAACTGAAACGCGACGAGTTCTGGGACGTGGACTGCGACGTCCTGATTCCCGCCGCGCTGGAAAAACAGATCACGCTGGAGAACGCCGGGCGCATCCGGGCAAAACTGATCGTCGAGGGCGCCAACGGCCCCACCATTCCCGCCGCCGACGACCTGCTCGCCGAACGCGGCGTGACCGTCGTGCCGGACGTGCTGGCCAACGCGGGCGGCGTGACCGTGTCGTACTTCGAGTGGGTGCAGGACTTCAGCTCGTTCTTCTGGACCGAGGACGAGATCAACAAACGCCTCGACCGGATCATGAGCGAGGCCTTCGTGAGCCTCTGGGACGTGAAGGAACGCCACGGCGTGACCCTGCGCACCGCCGTGTACATCGTCGCCTGCACCCGCGTGCTCGAAGCGCGCGCGCTGCGCGGCCTGTACCCGTGA
- a CDS encoding Glu/Leu/Phe/Val family dehydrogenase, producing MRASGLNWQGLMEQLQQALPHCEVTDQSLAYFKYPKRTVSVNLPVRMDDGSIRVFRGYRTVHSTSRGPSMGGVRLHAGVNAHECEVLAAIMTLKAAVADLPLGGAKGGVDVDPGELSAHEMEGLLRRYTSELVELIGHSEDILAPDIGTDAQAMAWMLDTYNENTGQTSNGVVVGKPLALGGSYGSKDSRGRSAALVAARVLRENGESVERARVAVYGFGDGGRKAAQTLAAAGALIVAVSDQDGAAYASSGLDLDALSTYREANGTVRGFATDITADEVIELDVDLLMLAYDYGSVNAGNAHAVRARYVVETTNRAVLPEAERFLHGQGVTVIPDLIASIGGVVVNYLEWVQDASNFFWTEEEIESAIDMRVDAAVDAVLEFMRTRQTDMRTAAYALALNRLHNATVMRGLYP from the coding sequence ATGCGGGCATCAGGACTCAACTGGCAGGGCCTCATGGAACAGCTCCAGCAGGCGCTGCCCCACTGCGAGGTCACCGACCAGTCCCTCGCGTACTTCAAATACCCCAAACGCACCGTCAGCGTGAACCTGCCGGTCCGCATGGACGACGGCAGCATCCGCGTGTTCCGCGGCTACCGCACCGTGCACAGCACCTCGCGCGGCCCCAGCATGGGCGGCGTGCGCCTGCACGCGGGCGTCAACGCGCACGAGTGCGAGGTGCTCGCCGCGATCATGACCCTCAAGGCCGCCGTGGCCGACCTGCCGCTCGGCGGCGCCAAGGGCGGCGTGGACGTGGACCCCGGCGAACTCAGCGCCCACGAGATGGAAGGCCTGCTGCGCCGCTACACCAGCGAACTGGTCGAACTGATCGGCCACAGCGAGGACATCCTCGCGCCCGACATCGGCACCGACGCGCAGGCCATGGCCTGGATGCTCGACACGTACAACGAGAACACCGGTCAGACCAGTAACGGCGTGGTCGTCGGCAAACCCCTGGCGCTGGGCGGCAGTTACGGCAGCAAGGACTCGCGCGGCCGCAGCGCCGCCCTGGTCGCCGCGCGCGTCCTGCGCGAGAACGGCGAGAGCGTCGAGCGCGCCCGCGTGGCCGTGTACGGCTTCGGGGACGGGGGCCGCAAGGCCGCGCAGACCCTCGCCGCCGCCGGGGCGCTGATCGTGGCCGTCAGCGACCAGGACGGCGCCGCGTACGCCAGCAGCGGCCTGGACCTCGACGCCCTCAGCACCTACCGCGAGGCGAACGGCACGGTGCGCGGCTTCGCCACCGACATCACCGCCGACGAGGTCATCGAACTGGACGTGGACCTGCTGATGCTCGCCTACGACTACGGCAGCGTGAACGCCGGGAACGCCCACGCCGTGCGCGCCCGCTACGTCGTGGAGACCACCAACCGCGCCGTGCTGCCCGAGGCCGAACGCTTCCTGCACGGCCAGGGCGTCACGGTGATTCCGGACCTGATCGCCAGCATCGGCGGGGTCGTCGTGAACTACCTCGAATGGGTGCAGGACGCCAGCAACTTCTTCTGGACCGAGGAAGAGATCGAGTCCGCCATCGACATGCGCGTGGACGCCGCCGTGGACGCCGTGCTGGAATTCATGCGTACCCGCCAGACCGACATGCGCACCGCCGCCTACGCCCTGGCCCTGAACCGACTGCACAACGCGACCGTCATGCGCGGCCTGTACCCGTAA
- a CDS encoding polyprenyl synthetase family protein codes for MTGVAALCVPDATFDARLREVLRSDVEFIELIGDDLVAAGGKRVRPLLVLLAAQALGAQPGSGLAGGTGGWGDVLDLGVGVELLHSASLLHDDLIDDADTRRGQQAAFRRFGNVVSVMSGDFMLSRLLVLLSGMPGGPALTRMFGQTASVICEGEVLQFQLAAYQEYEVRHYLQVIHGKTAALTELAASAPAVLLGAPAHVREALATFGREYGMAFQMQDDLLDLAGDEAVIGKPVGGDLREGKATLPVLALLDGPHGSEVRDIVERRAAQPGDVERVRLLAAQFGALDRTREEIRRRAQLAIDALGALPLSEARAALEGLARREIERLT; via the coding sequence ATGACTGGTGTGGCCGCCCTGTGCGTTCCGGATGCGACGTTCGACGCGCGTCTGCGTGAGGTGCTGCGCTCGGACGTGGAGTTCATCGAGTTGATCGGTGACGATCTGGTCGCGGCGGGGGGCAAGCGCGTGCGGCCGCTGCTGGTGCTGCTGGCCGCGCAGGCGCTGGGCGCGCAGCCGGGCAGTGGGCTGGCGGGCGGGACGGGCGGGTGGGGTGACGTGCTGGACCTGGGTGTGGGCGTGGAGTTGCTGCACTCGGCTTCGCTGCTGCATGACGATCTGATCGACGACGCCGATACGCGGCGGGGGCAGCAGGCGGCGTTCCGGCGGTTCGGGAACGTGGTGAGCGTCATGAGTGGCGATTTCATGCTGTCGCGGTTGCTGGTGCTGCTGTCGGGCATGCCGGGCGGTCCGGCCCTGACGCGCATGTTCGGGCAGACGGCCAGCGTGATCTGCGAGGGTGAGGTGCTGCAGTTTCAGCTGGCGGCGTACCAGGAGTACGAGGTCCGGCATTACCTGCAGGTGATTCACGGGAAGACGGCGGCCCTGACGGAGCTGGCGGCGTCGGCCCCGGCGGTGTTGCTGGGCGCGCCGGCGCACGTGCGGGAGGCGCTGGCGACGTTCGGGCGGGAGTACGGCATGGCGTTCCAGATGCAGGACGATCTGCTGGACCTCGCGGGTGATGAGGCCGTGATCGGTAAGCCGGTGGGCGGTGACCTGCGTGAGGGGAAGGCGACGCTGCCGGTGCTGGCGCTGCTGGACGGCCCGCATGGCAGTGAGGTGCGTGACATCGTGGAGCGGCGGGCGGCGCAGCCGGGTGATGTGGAGCGTGTGCGGCTGCTGGCGGCGCAGTTCGGGGCGCTGGACCGGACGCGTGAGGAGATTCGTCGCCGGGCGCAGCTGGCAATCGACGCGCTGGGGGCGTTGCCGCTCTCGGAGGCGCGTGCGGCGCTGGAGGGGCTGGCGCGGCGTGAGATTGAACGTCTGACCTGA
- a CDS encoding DMT family transporter, protein MSPLLLLGLAIVSEVVATSALRASEGFTRPWPSVLTVAGYGVAFWLMGQALRSLPIGYTYAVWSGVGTALVAVIGWVYFRDAFSWTALAGIALIVGGVALLNLGGGHGSH, encoded by the coding sequence GTGTCGCCGCTGTTACTGCTGGGTCTGGCCATCGTGTCGGAGGTTGTCGCGACGAGTGCGTTGCGGGCCAGTGAGGGGTTCACGCGGCCGTGGCCGTCGGTGTTGACGGTGGCGGGGTACGGCGTGGCGTTCTGGCTGATGGGGCAGGCGCTCAGGTCGCTGCCGATCGGGTACACGTACGCCGTGTGGAGCGGGGTGGGGACGGCGCTGGTGGCGGTGATCGGATGGGTGTACTTCCGGGATGCGTTCAGCTGGACGGCGCTGGCCGGGATCGCGTTGATCGTGGGTGGGGTGGCGCTGCTGAACCTGGGGGGCGGGCACGGGAGTCACTGA